Proteins from a genomic interval of Nostoc sp. TCL240-02:
- a CDS encoding LOG family protein, whose translation MTSSASFDTLESLQADIAELIARLPTLKNRQLIQQALTTIVRLADTEIERLDWKILSAALADMERGFQLFYDYRHVRKVTIFGSARLAPDTPEYQMAVKFARAVSQLGFMVMTGGGGGIMQAGHEGAGRENSFGLNIQLPFEQEANPFIEGDPKLINFKYFFTRKLFLLKESDAVALFPGGFGTQDEAFECMTLSQNGKFGPVPLVLIDHPGGDYWQSWSEYIDKQLVQNGLVSPEDPSLYTVTDNLDVACDAITRFYQVYHSCRYVGNQLVIRLKTDISDYLVEQLNADFSDIIVKGRIEKSQALPQEAQDETVELPRLILYFNQRDLGRLYQMIATINQMGNTSSEDTAHPERK comes from the coding sequence ATGACTTCATCTGCGTCGTTTGACACATTAGAGTCTTTACAGGCGGATATCGCTGAATTGATCGCTCGTTTACCGACATTAAAAAATCGGCAGCTTATTCAGCAAGCACTTACTACTATTGTTCGTCTAGCTGATACCGAAATTGAGCGTCTCGATTGGAAAATATTGTCGGCTGCGTTAGCAGATATGGAACGCGGTTTCCAGCTTTTTTATGATTACCGACACGTTCGCAAAGTCACCATCTTCGGTTCTGCTCGTCTAGCGCCAGATACGCCAGAGTACCAAATGGCCGTTAAGTTTGCTCGCGCTGTTTCTCAATTAGGATTTATGGTGATGACCGGCGGTGGTGGTGGAATCATGCAGGCGGGTCACGAAGGTGCTGGACGAGAAAATTCCTTTGGATTAAATATTCAATTACCCTTTGAACAAGAAGCAAACCCTTTTATAGAGGGCGATCCCAAGCTAATTAATTTCAAATATTTCTTTACTCGCAAGCTTTTTCTCCTTAAAGAAAGTGATGCTGTAGCCTTATTTCCGGGAGGTTTTGGCACTCAAGATGAAGCTTTTGAATGTATGACATTAAGCCAGAATGGTAAGTTTGGTCCAGTACCTCTAGTTTTAATTGACCACCCCGGTGGTGATTACTGGCAGTCTTGGAGTGAATATATTGATAAGCAATTAGTGCAAAATGGTCTTGTCAGTCCTGAAGACCCCAGCCTTTACACGGTGACAGACAACCTGGATGTGGCTTGTGACGCTATTACTCGTTTCTACCAGGTTTATCACTCCTGTAGATATGTAGGCAATCAATTAGTCATCCGCCTGAAGACAGATATATCAGACTATCTTGTAGAGCAACTCAATGCTGATTTCAGTGACATTATTGTTAAAGGACGGATTGAAAAAAGTCAGGCATTACCTCAAGAAGCACAAGATGAAACGGTTGAACTACCCCGCCTAATTTTGTACTTTAATCA
- a CDS encoding pentapeptide repeat-containing protein codes for MSTYLSQVWQLLRNYVRDISLQEMPKTTSVETKVGLSFGKSIKVNKSAKFAQGNLQEDLWFQRLQESLEKWTISKSNLTYKIGDRISGPLLSELCLRVCNRQMHEEIYDLLGNGALKLEIVNQIMELVVTSQKIHPEVLFLRLEDFYRRWCQGKFIDATPDDNLPQKTKLKLATQNIAIGLRQVDIYTGLNVLILLLELHRYAQEQDELKEKITFYPSAQPDTDNFFTSQLLRIINYSDAIDIGNFSSIVGQFLKGGNFRSAYLGDANLTGADFSGADLSLAYLGDANLTGVNFIGANLSGANFGDANLSGANLSGANLSGADLSSTNLSGTNLSCANLSRADLNRADLSSTNLSSTNLSHADLSRADLSSTNLNRADLSNAILFGANLSEANLSNVNLNHADLCRADLSGADLSHAILNGTNLSDTILFSTNLSDAILMAADLSYAKLNGAKLNNAKLNGAMFLGADLSGVDLSRVSLNEADLSGVILSEADLSGADLTDAILFGTDFSYANLNSANLSGSNLSGAILNGANLSHSNLSYAILSGADLSDANMEKMTWGRKQQWEGVRGLKTAVNVPEALKEELGLN; via the coding sequence ATGTCAACATATTTATCTCAAGTTTGGCAACTGCTGAGAAATTATGTGAGAGATATAAGCTTACAAGAGATGCCAAAGACCACATCGGTGGAAACTAAAGTCGGTTTATCTTTTGGAAAAAGTATTAAAGTAAACAAAAGCGCTAAATTTGCTCAAGGTAATTTACAGGAAGATTTATGGTTTCAAAGACTGCAAGAAAGCTTAGAAAAATGGACAATATCAAAGAGCAATTTGACTTATAAGATAGGCGATCGCATATCGGGCCCGCTACTATCAGAGTTATGCCTGAGAGTGTGCAATCGCCAGATGCATGAAGAAATTTATGATTTACTGGGCAATGGAGCGCTGAAATTAGAAATAGTCAACCAAATAATGGAATTGGTTGTGACTAGTCAAAAGATTCACCCAGAAGTGCTTTTCTTGCGGCTAGAAGATTTTTATCGTCGCTGGTGTCAGGGAAAATTTATTGATGCCACACCAGATGATAACCTGCCTCAGAAAACAAAATTAAAGCTAGCAACTCAAAATATTGCGATCGGGCTGAGACAAGTAGACATCTATACAGGATTGAACGTACTGATTTTACTGTTAGAGTTACACCGCTACGCCCAAGAGCAAGATGAACTCAAAGAAAAAATTACCTTCTATCCATCAGCCCAACCAGATACAGACAATTTTTTCACATCCCAACTGCTGCGGATCATTAACTATAGCGATGCCATAGACATTGGCAACTTTAGCAGTATAGTCGGGCAATTCCTCAAAGGTGGTAACTTTCGTAGTGCTTATTTGGGCGATGCCAACCTCACCGGGGCAGACTTTAGCGGTGCTGACCTCAGCCTTGCTTATCTCGGCGATGCCAACCTAACTGGCGTAAACTTCATAGGTGCTAACCTTAGCGGTGCCAACTTCGGCGATGCCAACCTCAGTGGGGCTAACCTCAGTGGTGCTAACCTCAGTGGTGCTGATCTCAGCAGCACTAACCTTAGTGGTACTAACCTTAGCTGTGCCAACCTTAGCCGCGCCGACCTAAATCGCGCCGACCTTAGCAGTACCAACCTTAGCAGTACCAATCTTAGCCACGCTGACCTCAGCCGCGCCGACCTCAGCAGCACCAACCTCAACCGCGCCGACCTCAGCAACGCCATCCTTTTTGGTGCCAATTTAAGTGAAGCCAACCTCAGCAACGTCAACCTTAATCATGCTGACCTCTGCCGCGCTGACCTCAGTGGTGCTGATTTGAGTCATGCCATCCTCAACGGTACTAACCTCAGCGACACAATTCTTTTCAGCACCAACCTTAGTGATGCCATCCTCATGGCTGCTGACCTTAGCTATGCCAAACTTAATGGTGCCAAACTAAACAATGCCAAACTTAACGGTGCTATGTTCCTAGGCGCAGACCTTAGCGGTGTAGACCTGAGTCGGGTAAGCCTCAACGAAGCTGACCTCAGTGGGGTAATTCTCAGCGAAGCCGACCTCAGTGGTGCCGATCTCACCGACGCGATCCTTTTCGGTACAGACTTCAGCTATGCCAACCTTAACAGCGCTAACCTCAGTGGCAGTAACCTGAGTGGTGCGATTCTCAATGGCGCAAATCTCAGCCACAGTAACCTAAGTTACGCCATTCTCAGTGGTGCAGACCTCAGCGATGCCAATATGGAAAAAATGACTTGGGGTAGAAAACAGCAATGGGAAGGTGTGCGGGGATTAAAGACAGCAGTTAATGTCCCGGAGGCATTGAAAGAAGAACTGGGGTTGAACTGA